A genomic segment from Branchiostoma floridae strain S238N-H82 chromosome 7, Bfl_VNyyK, whole genome shotgun sequence encodes:
- the LOC118419069 gene encoding leucine-rich repeat-containing protein 15-like has translation MSSPWYFIIFPEKMSAKLQKVLVLLLMLLQDLQLTGASCSCSASTCHCDSQRLASIPQDLPVSITYLRLEFDNITALRTTDFPRYRNLHSLYLPRNHLTTIHSRAFYCLINLTTLDLRWNRLTCLGAETFIGLGSLEILNLDYNDISTIEEETFSPTPQLVVLLLGSNKLTSIPQGSFRGLTQLQMIDLFSNKISEIQLGTFSDLPRLQHLYLYQNRITDIQPGTFSNMTQLQILSLFFNNMTVVRSGTLSNLPRLKELDLDFNQIAEIQPGAFSNLPQLQHLGLGHNRMEFLPWTVCYQLYSRSRSVRVTLDNNPWNCDCRMVSSKVEMTKYCPSETIDQITCAGPAKLYRQKLQDVAPTDLNCLELTNAAADKHSLPCHFTYMLMFCAFAVELIAN, from the coding sequence ATGTCAAGCCCATGGTACTTCATTATTTTTCCAGAAAAGATGTCCGCTAAGCTTCAGAAGGTGCTAGTGTTGCTGTTGATGCTCCTGCAGGATTTGCAGCTAACAGGAGCATCTTGCAGCTGTTCAGCATCTACCTGCCACTGCGACAGCCAGAGACTTGCCAGCATACCACAGGACCTTCCAGTGTCTATCACATACTTACGTTTGGAATTTGATAATATTACAGCCTTACGCACTACAGACTTTCCAAGGTACAGAAACTTACACAGCTTATACCTACCAAGAAACCATCTGACTACAATCCACAGCAGGGCATTTTACTGCCTGATTAACTTAACAACCTTAGATCTTCGCTGGAACCGTTTGACATGTCTCGGGGCTGAAACATTTATTGGGCTTGGTAGCCTGGAGATACTTAACCTTGACTACAATGATATCAGTACCATTGAAGAAGAGACCTTCAGTCCAACTCCTCAGCTTGTTGTGTTACTTCTAGGGTCGAACAAGCTGACATCGATCCCACAGGGCAGTTTTAGAGGTCTCACCCAGCTTCAGATGATAGACTTGTTCTCAAACAAAATATCTGAGATTCAGCTGGGCACATTCTCAGATCTACCTCGGCTACAACACCTGTACTTGTACCAAAACCGGATAACGGACATTCAACCAGGCACGTTCTCAAATATGACTCAGCTCCAGATTCTGTCCTTGTTCTTCAACAACATGACTGTTGTTCGGTCAGGCACACTCTCAAACCTACCTCGGCTCAAAGAGCTGGACCTGGACTTTAACCAGATTGCAGAAATTCAGCCAGGTGCGTTCTCCAACCTGCCACAGCTGCAGCACCTGGGACTGGGACACAACAGAATGGAGTTCCTTCCCTGGACAGTCTGCTACCAACTGTACTCGAGATCTAGATCAGTCCGTGTGACTCTTGACAACAACCCCTGGAattgtgactgtaggatggtttCCTCCAAAGTGGAGATGACCAAGTATTGTCCCTCAGAGACAATAGACCAGATTACATGTGCAGGACCAGCCAAGTTGTACAGACAAAAGCTGCAAGATGTTGCACCTACTGATCTGAACTGTTTAGAACTGACTAATGCTGCAGCAGACAAACATAGCTTGCCATGCCACTTTACCTATATGCTGATGTTTTGTGCTTTTGCTGTAGAATTAATAGCTAATTGA
- the LOC118419584 gene encoding kelch-like protein 36 translates to MEKINERKFSLASHGSSVLAGFRELYQTELLSDVCLVAEKREFRSHKTLLAACCPYFRSMFSIDLREKEETTVEMHGTTARGLSAILDFLYSGDLTLNDENKEDVLATACYLQVDAVIDMCCSYLRENIHMNNCIGIWNLACALNLHELKDFAENHVTNNLIEASQSDDFLELSCDQLIVLLSNDWVKATDRELCEMSDKWVARDPKRSEYLDEISSILNIDSIPAEDNFGIPATRPLGGEHVARRHDSAETARESTICRASREVVLAVGGRLMYNERPAVQRTCVSFCDVRSPDGDKPWYEMTQIPIRRRNYCAAVLDDEIYVVGGREWDKEARGYDRWSAAAFCYNLRTAKWREVSSLSTKRSCFSMDAIEGNLFAVGGDEDHEDTSILSSVERFDPIQNLWWPCSEIPDGRRCQASCVYNNRLYVSGGWIKRTEAAFSLTLNVNMSCIPTMSATVYCYDPLTDMWSERSAMHVARFSHAMEVYSGRIFAIGGYTSLSRTHNEPLDVVECYSPERDQWSFIEPLRVPAGLCSAVVVEGYMTVLGGDQSTFSGEMNYVSKVQVYDESAREWTVSNTLRYPGPVPAYKMMVPGSFIEPFRTEKRLADQVGPIGGASRTF, encoded by the exons ATGGAGAAAATAAACGAACGCAAGTTTTCCCTGGCGTCCCATGGTTCCTCAGTTCTCGCCGGATTTAGGGAACTTTACCAGACTGAGCTGCTGAGTGACGTGTGTTTGGTCGCAGAAAAAAGGGAATTCAGATCACACAAGACTCTCCTGGCCGCATGCTGCCCCTACTTCAGGTCAATGTTTTCAATCGACTTGAGAGAAAAAGAGGAGACGACGGTTGAGATGCACGGCACGACCGCTAGAGGGCTCTCTGCCATATTGGATTTTCTGTACAGCGGAGATCTCACGTTAAACGACGAGAATAAGGAAGACGTGTTGGCGACTGCTTGTTATCTCCAGGTAGACGCAGTGATTGACATGTGCTGCTCTTATCTAAGAGAGAACATCCACATGAACAACTGCATCGGGATTTGGAACTTGGCCTGCGCGCTCAACCTGCACGAATTGAAGGATTTCGCGGAGAACCACGTGACCAACAACCTGATCGAAGCTTCGCAATCAGACGACTTTTTGGAACTGTCCTGCGATCAGCTCATTGTGTTGCTGTCGAACGACTGGGTTAAAGCAACCGATCGAGAGCTGTGCGAGATGTCAGACAAATGGGTTGCGAGAGATCCCAAGAGAAGCGAGTACCTCGACGAAATATCCAGCATCCTGAATATCGACAGTATCCCGGCAGAGGACAACTTTGGTATCCCAGCGACCAGACCATTAGGAGGCGAAcacgttgctaggcgacacgaTTCAGCGGAAACTGCCCGAGAATCCACGATCTGCCGAGCGTCAAGGGAAGTGGTTCTGGCGGTGGGAGGGAGACTAATGTATAACGAGCGGCCCGCAGTCCAGAGGACTTGCGTCagcttctgtgacgtcaggtCGCCTGACGGAGACAAGCCGTGGTACGAGATGACACAGATTCCCATCCGGAGGAGGAACTACTGCGCAGCCGTGCTGGACGATGAGATTTACGTAGTCGGGGGAAGGGAGTGGGACAAGGAGGCGCGCGGATACGACCGGTGGTCCGCCGCCGCCTTCTGCTACAACCTGAGGACAGCGAAATGGCGGGAAGTCTCCAGCTTGTCGACAAAAAGGAGCTGCTTCTCTATGGACGCCATCGAAGGGAACCTTTTCGCGGTTGGAGGGGACGAGGATCACGAGGACACTAGCATCCTGTCCTCAGTGGAGCGGTTTGATCCCATACAAAACCTGTGGTGGCCCTGCTCGGAAATTCCCGACGGTCGGCGGTGCCAAGCCTCCTGCGTGTACAACAACCGACTGTACGTGTCGGGCGGGTGGATCAAACGCACGGAGGCAGCCTTCTCTCTGACCCTGAACGTGAACATGTCCTGCATCCCTACCATGTCCGCGACAGTCTACTGCTACGACCCTCTCACGGACATGTGGTCGGAGAGGAGCGCCATGCACGTGGCAAGGTTCTCCCACGCCATGGAG GTGTACAGCGGAAGGATCTTCGCCATAGGAGGTTACACGTCCCTGTCGCGGACCCATAACGAGCCGTTAGACGTGGTGGAGTGCTACAGTCCCGAGCGGGACCAGTGGAGCTTCATAGAGCCGCTCAGAGTACCGGCCGGGCTGTGCAGCGCCGTGGTCGTGGAGGGCTACATGACGGTTCTCGGGGGTGACCAGAGCACAT TTTCCGGTGAGATGAACTACGTCAGCAAGGTTCAAGTGTACGACGAGTCAGCCCGTGAGTGGACGGTCAGTAACACCCTGCGGTACCCCGGGCCCGTACCTGCCTACAAGATGATGGTCCCCGGCTCTTTCATAGAACCGTTCAGGACGGAGAAACGTCTAGCCGACCAAGTCGGGCCCATAGGAGGAGCCAGTCGGACGTTTTGA
- the LOC118420008 gene encoding PDZ domain-containing protein 8-like has product MMLTVVIMSMVLGAMVLLMVQGLLAYWYLKRQPLAKKPKNEQYEKARLHENLDNLLHDLTDQTSKKSSESCKWINLILAFLFRELKDTGRIRRWVNKKLSVEFAELVQSKTAGRVMERIRLRDYSFGTTFPIIEKATIMDVKQSKDGMPETIDISLDVDYKGGFRLAVDVDLVFGRTAYLSVKVTKLKGRVRLQFSREPFSHWSFSFYEEPELEFDAQSQFGSRVFPQLTSIIINQIRRSVRKKHTLPYYKLRFKPFFDYQEQLNAPDDVYLHDNKVTVGQLEVTIVECSRLPRVFPDCVVYCTLCIDESTWNQWTGKKRSFWFAQDVELAKGESKTLGIAFRDEPIEGSMYQQVVVDRIDPNTPASRVDIQKGDILLTVGGVRVMNVSHAAKLIRQAGDKMVLRIERHLSHNVTSETLQGPHQTYEEDTVSLKGMDALDIDHDNFPDSDSENEEYINISIKNPAVEGRGISSRTAQQKSSPSKTKANISPLLSRKLGLGGSQQSPTSSPNREPGVKAAADDASKATDASHGANIPAIMVTREALGTPRGRSHSDGSEPVHDMALTDPLHGVFAGGDVDAAGASHPAQAEEDATKIETRATSPVTASQELSWDETFIFDIEDKDKYLNFCIWAKGVEKGDKEELIGHVSISLMDVALQCLTNLSGEYQNCYLLEPPEIRAAASRHLGRSGLATHPGFNARLCGGDVTLRFHHTPNIQCHAEGEQHTDNKKPGSRRTQAIRRKSASALGIAGLGSGVSSIQTVKHEFEEKQFTSRDTRCDYCMKKVWTKVAAQCRLCSYICHKKCIEKCQAVANCSKALLLRSMIAKQPRQRTSPLHARKPTTLHTVGSAPQLVPNASTAHHASPGSSPRATPSHSPAGSPTMARRYLSGEMFRETQLSEAADSSDSDSIMHSSRTLREKILQTQKEGCDFANVDVDTLIVTAAKELGRDLYSELPQEERRQKLDAMINKLQQEIDMESEHKLELHREEKDAPDQQSQRRVYKAGQ; this is encoded by the exons ATGATGCTGACAGTGGTCATCATGTCCATGGTACTGGGAGCCATGGTCCTGCTGATGGTACAGGGACTGCTGGCCTACTGGTACCTGAAGAGGCAGCCTTTAGCAAAGAAACCCAAGAACGAACAGTACGAGAAAGCCAGGCTGCACGAG AACCTTGACAACCTTCTGCACGACCTGACGGACCAGACGAGTAAGAAGTCGTCGGAGTCGTGCAAGTGGATCAACCTGATCCTGGCCTTCTTGTTCCGCGAGCTGAAGGACACTGGCAGGATCCGCCGCTGGGTCAACAAGAAACTGAGTGTGGAGTTCGCTGAGCTGGTGCAGAGCAAGACGGCAGGGAGGGTGATGGAGAGAATCAGG CTGAGAGACTACTCCTTTGGCACTACCTTCCCCATCATTGAGAAGGCCACCATCATGGATGTTAAGCAGTCTAAGGATGGCATGCCTGAG ACCATAGACATTTCCCTTGACGTTGACTACAAGGGTGGGTTCCGCTTGGCTGTTGATGTTGACCTTGTGTTTGGGAGGACAGCTTACCTGTCTGTCAAGGTCACTAAGCTGAAAGGTCGTGTCCGACTGCAGTTCAGCAGAGAGCCCTTCTCCCATTGGTCCTTCTCTTTCTATGAG GAACCAGAGCTGGAATTTGATGCCCAGTCCCAGTTTGGTAGCCGAGTCTTCCCCCAATTAACCTCCATCATTATCAACCAG ATCCGCCGTTCCGTCCGTAAGAAGCACACCCTGCCGTACTACAAGCTGCGCTTCAAACCGTTCTTCGACTATCAGGAGCAGCTGAATGCTCCCGACGACGTCTATCTCCATGACAACAAGGTCACGGTGGGTCAGCTGGAGGTCACCATCGTGGAGTGTAGCCGTCTCCCACGGGTGTTCCCAGACTGCGTGGTGTACTGCACGCTCTGTATAG ATGAGTCCACCTGGAACCAGTGGACAGGGAAGAAACGGTCCTTCTGGTTTGCCCAGGATGTGGAGCTGGCAAAGGGGGAGTCCAAAACTCTGGGGATCGCCTTCAGAGAT GAGCCCATAGAAGGGTCCATGTACCAGCAGGTGGTGGTGGACAGGATCGACCCCAACACTCCTGCCAGCAGGGTGGACATCCAAAAG GGTGACATCCTGCTGACAGTGGGAGGAGTTAGAGTCATGAATGTCAGTCATGCAGCTAAACTTATCCGCCAAGCAGGGGACAA AATGGTATTGCGTATCGAGCGTCACCTTTCTCACAACGTCACCTCGGAAACTCTGCAAGGTCCCCATCAGACATATGAGGAGGACACAGTCAGCCTGAAGGGCATGGATGCACTCGACATCGACCATGACAACTTCCCCGACTCCGACTCAGAAAATGAAGAGTACATCAACATCAGCATCAAAAACCCTGCTGTGGAGGGGAGGGGCATTTCCAGTAGAACAGCACAGCAGAAGTCGTCTCCGTCCAAAACCAAGGCGAACATTTCGCCACTGCTGAGTCGCAAGCTTGGGTTGGGCGGTAGTCAGCAGTCGCCCACCTCATCACCCAATAGGGAGCCTGGTGTGAAAGCTGCTGCGGACGATGCGAGCAAAGCAACTGACGCTTCTCATGGTGCAAACATTCCTGCCATCATGGTCACACGAGAG GCCCTTGGAACTCCGCGGGGAAGGTCGCACTCTGACGGGAGTGAGCCGGTACACGACATGGCCCTGACCGATCCTCTTCATGGAGTGTTTGCGGGAGGGGACGTGGATGCTGCTGGGGCCTCGCACCCTGCCCAGGCTGAGGAGGACGCCACCAAGATTGAGACCAGGGCTACCAGCCCTGTTACTGCTTCTCAA GAACTCTCCTGGGATGAGACATTTATATTCGACATCGAGGATAAAGACAAGTACTTGAACTTCTGCATCTGGGCTAAAGGAGTGGAGAAGGGAGACAAAGAAGAACTCATCGGACAT GTGAGCATCTCCCTGATGGATGTGGCGCTGCAGTGCCTGACTAACCTGTCTGGGGAGTACCAGAACTGTTACCTGCTGGAGCCACCTGAGATCAGGGCTGCTGCCAG TCGCCACCTTGGTCGCTCCGGCTTGGCGACCCACCCTGGCTTTAACGCTCGTCTGTGCGGAGGGGACGTCACGCTGCGTTTCCACCACACACCCAACATCCAGTGTCACGCCGAGGGGGAACAGCACACAGACAACAAGAAACCCGGCTCCCGCAGGACCCAGGCCATCCGGCGCAAGTCTGCCTCCGCACTGGGGATAGCAGGGCtggggtcaggggtcag CAGCATCCAGACTGTGAAACATGAGTTTGAAGAGAAACAATTTACATCTAGGGACACAAGATGTGACTACTGCATGAAAAAG GTTTGGACCAAAGTTGCTGCCCAATGTAGACTAtgttcctatatctgccataaGAAGTGTATTGAAAAGTGCCAAGCTGTGGCCAACTGCTCCAA GGCGCTTCTCCTAAGGAGCATGATTGCAAA ACAGCCCAGACAGCGTACATCTCCCCTCCATGCCAGGAAGCCGACCACCCTGCACACTGTGGGCAGTGCTCCTCAGCTGGTGCCTAACGCTAGCACTGCACATCACGCCTCACCGG GCTCCTCTCCCCGTGCAACCCCCAGCCACTCCCCGGCCGGCTCCCCCACCATGGCGCGCCGCTACCTGTCAGGAGAGATGTTCCGCGAGACCCAGCTGTCGGAGGCGGCGGACAGCAGTGACAGTGACAGCATCATGCACAGCAGCCGCACGCTGCGCGAGAAAATCCTGCAGACACAGAAGGAGGGCTGCGACTTTGCCAACGTGGACGTGGACACGCTGATCGTCACCGCGGCTAAAGAG CTGGGGAGAGATCTGTACAGTGAACTTCCTCAGGAGGAGCGCAGACAGAAGCTGGATGCCATG ATCAACAAGCTTCAGCAGGAGATTGACATGGAATCTGAGCACAAACTGGAGCTGCACAGAGAGGAGAAGGATGCCCCAGATCAGCAG AGTCAGAGACGTGTGTACAAAGCAGGCCAGTGA
- the LOC118419735 gene encoding transmembrane protein 45B-like, producing the protein MDMDHGHHGHSHGADAIQDHSGSGTFGSHAVLGTFFFVFGLWYAVKTCFLTLERLHTQGQGKQPARNKTWRDHLGCAKRTLGFLLYSMDPMFKIISCTIGMLSQMSLGAHWRLRDPVTGEFVEQADWQLVTMFSFFFFSGLVDILVRVKSPIPPNSDKFFMSLALFVESYFFFYHEGGSEAEDRLHQLLFIAIFGAAVAAMLWACLPESQLLPLLLSTLILLQGTWFWQVAGVLYPLDTARRWDLESHNTLMFLPLAFCWHLLGNIAIIFAVYAIAHQFVKRGYRFPRGL; encoded by the exons ATGGATATGGACCACGGGCACCACGGCCATTCACACGGTGCGGATGCTATACAAG ACCATTCGGGATCGGGGACGTTTGGAAGCCACGCCGTCCTGGGGACGTTCTTCTTCGTGTTCGGGCTGTGGTACGCCGTGAAGACCTGCTTCCTCACGCTAGAGAGGCTCCACACACAGGGACAGGGGAAACAGCCTGCCAGAAACAAGACATGGAGAGATCACCTGGGCTGTGCCAAACGTACGCTGGGATTCCTACTCTACTCCATGGATCCCATGTTCAAGATCATCTCTTGTACGATAG GAATGTTAAGCCAGATGTCTCTGGGCGCCCACTGGAGGCTTCGTGACCCGGTCACGGGAGAGTTTGTGGAACAAGCCGACTGGCAGCTGGTCACCAtgttctccttcttcttcttctcggG GCTTGTGGACATCTTGGTCAGAGTGAAGTCACCGATTCCACCAAACAGCGACAAGTTCTTCATGAGTCTGGCGTTGTTCGTCGAGTCCTACTTTTTCTTCTATCATGAAG GAGGGTCCGAGGCTGAAGATCGCCTCCACCAACTCCTGTTTATCGCCATATTTGGCGCTGCGGTAGCCGCCATGTTGTGGGCGTGTCTACCAGAGAGTCAGTTGTTACCTCTCCTTCTATCGACACTAATCTTGTTGCAGGGGACATGGTTCTGGCAG GTGGCAGGTGTGCTGTACCCGCTGGACACGGCCCGGAGATGGGACCTGGAGTCACACAACACCCTCATGTTCCTGCCGCTGGCCTTCTGCTGGCACCTGTTGGGGAACATCGCGATCATCTTTGCCGTGTACGCCATCGCACATCAGTTCGTCAAGCGGGGCTATCGCTTCCCAAGAGGACTATAA